The Paenibacillus sophorae genome has a segment encoding these proteins:
- a CDS encoding M20/M25/M40 family metallo-hydrolase yields the protein MSKIAYRTQPTAGSRMRGISTLIVMLLMVVLTLWQAQPPSLKPIDASSSDFSAERALQTIENIAQKPHPTGSVENARVRQYLIDQLKNMGLTPETDSGIAYAGHNFPSVAKVTNVVARLKGTDNSKAVLLMAHYDSVPTGPGASDDGTGVATELETLRTLKNGPPLKNDVIFLFTDGEEPGSLGAQVFWNHHPWSQEVGVVLNLEARGVSGASLMFQTSDQNGWLIDQFAQAGTHPVSNSIMGDLYRRLPNGSDLTVSNEKQVSGMNFAFGDNWPAYHTVMDNVANVDRASLQHQGDNTLKLVKQFGNTDLTNTKAPDAAYFNLLGLLVHYPQSWVVPITAAVTLLFVTVLVIGLRKHHLSLKKIALGLLVELLAMIVAPAVVFGIWKGIEALWAGDMYAPMGGLYDNNLYEIGFVTLTLAITALLLNRFKKQLGLLNLLGSGLLLWTLLMLAVSVVLPGAGYLFTWPLLINVIVLGIAMYKNDPEAMLEHPASMLVTMLPVVFFLTSVISLLFIFMPVTINAFAMVLVVLGLQLLLPQLSVCMESGKWWLPGTATLTTVVLLIISAFTAQPSSEQPVGNNISYYLNADTDKSVWVSWSDHTDEYLEQFLPNPQERTVDQVLPIGLPHMKVLTEAAPNVSLLAPDVQLKEDQTDVDGMRTIRLTVTSKYQAGKHLFQIPDPNVEKIAFNGTSFKRTNYTLPWNIEYFVTSDSPLTLEVTSKSKGKIKVIVSDVMDGLPNIIGKTFMSRSEMFMPEMFFDQSTIVSRTFEF from the coding sequence GTGAGCAAAATCGCCTATCGTACACAGCCGACAGCCGGATCTCGAATGCGCGGGATCAGCACTTTGATCGTAATGCTATTGATGGTCGTTTTAACGCTCTGGCAAGCACAGCCGCCAAGCCTCAAACCAATCGATGCATCGTCCAGCGATTTTTCGGCAGAACGCGCACTCCAAACGATCGAAAATATCGCTCAAAAACCGCATCCGACCGGGTCGGTAGAAAACGCCCGCGTTCGGCAATATTTGATTGACCAACTGAAAAACATGGGCCTGACTCCGGAAACGGATTCGGGCATCGCTTATGCGGGTCATAATTTTCCCAGTGTCGCGAAAGTCACAAATGTGGTAGCGCGGCTGAAGGGAACGGACAATAGCAAAGCGGTTCTCCTGATGGCCCACTATGACTCGGTGCCAACTGGTCCTGGAGCCAGCGATGATGGCACTGGCGTTGCGACCGAACTGGAAACGCTGCGTACGCTTAAAAATGGCCCGCCGCTTAAAAATGACGTTATCTTCCTCTTCACCGATGGGGAAGAGCCCGGCAGCCTCGGGGCGCAAGTATTCTGGAACCACCACCCTTGGTCTCAAGAGGTCGGCGTTGTCCTCAACCTCGAAGCGCGCGGCGTCAGCGGTGCTTCTCTAATGTTCCAAACTAGTGATCAAAACGGCTGGCTAATCGACCAGTTCGCCCAAGCCGGCACACATCCGGTCAGCAACTCGATTATGGGCGACTTGTATCGCCGTCTGCCGAACGGCTCCGACCTCACTGTTTCGAACGAGAAGCAAGTCTCCGGGATGAATTTCGCGTTCGGTGACAACTGGCCAGCTTACCACACGGTTATGGACAACGTCGCCAATGTCGATCGTGCATCTCTCCAGCACCAAGGCGACAACACTCTGAAACTGGTTAAACAATTCGGCAATACTGACCTGACGAACACGAAAGCGCCGGACGCCGCGTACTTCAACCTGCTCGGCCTGCTGGTACACTATCCGCAATCCTGGGTCGTGCCGATCACCGCTGCCGTCACGCTACTGTTTGTCACCGTACTCGTGATCGGGTTGCGCAAACATCATTTGTCTTTGAAAAAGATCGCACTCGGTCTGCTTGTCGAGCTGCTCGCCATGATCGTCGCTCCGGCTGTCGTTTTCGGTATCTGGAAGGGAATCGAGGCGCTATGGGCCGGTGACATGTACGCCCCGATGGGCGGTCTCTATGACAATAATCTCTATGAGATCGGATTCGTTACCCTGACTTTGGCGATCACTGCCTTGCTGCTGAATCGCTTCAAAAAACAGCTCGGCCTGCTCAACTTGCTGGGCAGCGGCCTGCTGCTCTGGACCCTGCTGATGCTGGCAGTCTCCGTTGTGCTTCCGGGAGCGGGTTACCTGTTTACGTGGCCGCTCTTGATCAACGTGATCGTTTTAGGTATCGCCATGTATAAAAATGATCCCGAAGCCATGCTTGAACACCCGGCTTCTATGCTTGTCACGATGTTGCCGGTCGTCTTTTTCCTGACGTCGGTTATCAGCCTGCTCTTTATTTTCATGCCAGTCACGATCAATGCCTTCGCGATGGTACTGGTCGTGTTAGGACTTCAGTTGCTTTTGCCGCAGCTGTCTGTCTGTATGGAAAGCGGCAAATGGTGGCTGCCCGGCACTGCCACGCTGACTACCGTCGTCTTACTGATCATCTCCGCCTTCACGGCGCAACCTAGCAGCGAACAACCGGTAGGCAACAATATCTCGTATTACTTGAATGCAGACACCGATAAATCGGTCTGGGTAAGTTGGAGCGACCACACAGACGAATATCTTGAACAATTTCTTCCAAATCCGCAAGAGCGAACAGTCGATCAAGTCTTGCCAATCGGTCTCCCCCATATGAAGGTGCTGACCGAAGCGGCGCCGAACGTATCGCTGCTCGCACCGGACGTTCAATTAAAGGAGGATCAAACGGATGTGGACGGGATGCGCACGATCCGCCTGACCGTAACTTCAAAGTATCAGGCCGGCAAGCACTTATTCCAAATTCCTGATCCGAACGTCGAGAAAATTGCGTTTAACGGAACTTCGTTTAAACGCACCAACTACACGCTGCCTTGGAATATCGAATACTTTGTAACCTCGGACAGCCCATTGACACTCGAAGTGACCAGCAAGTCGAAAGGCAAGATCAAAGTGATCGTGTCCGATGTGATGGACGGTTTACCGAACATTATAGGGAAAACATTCATGTCGAGATCGGAGATGTTCATGCCAGAGATGTTTTTCGATCAGTCGACGATCGTGAGCAGAACATTCGAATTTTAA
- a CDS encoding MbtH family NRPS accessory protein: MHQNPTLIYKVVVNREGQYSIWPLSRTNPNGWTDVGFHGERDVCLNYIGMVLCSDDQTLSNECYSERVSQLVYFLRQCLQDQTGCIGVLLDDSIEKLLAFSALQYLGASYEVWDVKNLIEPLQRDRTALLLTTSRYVDEADRLLWETESLGGYLLLDEYDASSSEKQSLEKHIWESVAEETSEELNDYGWNSSFGGKAFSLEEMQEYIDNFRTKLKPYLTKESKVFEIGCGHGLVLFHLAPEVKAYFATDLSETIIERNRWMTRREGLSHVELRQAAAAEIEGIAEADFDVVMMSSVVHYFPNTLYLEKVIQSAISLLKEKGILYLDDLLDLRKKQELVEETRAYQQTHPNDLVKTSWDEDLFVDENFFEDLHRKYPEICGWESSCKLGEIENELNRFRYDVVLKVDKKYKRKENPVLLLHKGRYTWEDVQRCNKSKGLVNSAIHVEPVMKA, translated from the coding sequence ATGCATCAAAATCCAACTTTGATTTATAAAGTGGTCGTAAATCGAGAAGGACAGTATTCGATTTGGCCACTGAGCAGAACGAATCCCAATGGCTGGACAGATGTTGGGTTTCATGGAGAACGAGATGTTTGTTTGAATTACATTGGAATGGTGCTTTGTTCCGACGACCAAACGCTTTCCAATGAATGCTATAGCGAACGTGTCAGCCAACTGGTTTATTTTTTGAGGCAATGTCTGCAGGATCAGACGGGTTGTATTGGCGTGTTGCTGGACGATTCAATTGAGAAGTTGCTTGCATTTTCGGCACTGCAATATCTAGGGGCAAGCTATGAGGTGTGGGATGTGAAAAACCTGATAGAGCCGTTGCAGAGAGACCGTACTGCTCTCCTTCTAACGACAAGCCGTTATGTGGATGAAGCGGATCGGTTGCTTTGGGAGACAGAATCGCTTGGCGGATATCTCCTACTAGATGAGTATGACGCCTCAAGTAGCGAAAAGCAGTCCCTTGAAAAACACATCTGGGAGTCAGTGGCGGAAGAGACGAGTGAGGAGCTAAATGATTATGGTTGGAACAGCAGTTTCGGCGGGAAAGCTTTCAGCCTTGAAGAGATGCAGGAGTACATCGATAACTTCCGAACAAAGCTGAAGCCGTACCTCACCAAGGAGTCGAAGGTGTTTGAGATTGGTTGCGGACACGGTTTGGTGCTGTTTCATCTGGCACCGGAGGTGAAAGCATACTTCGCCACCGATCTGTCCGAAACTATCATCGAGCGAAACAGATGGATGACGAGACGGGAAGGATTGTCTCATGTGGAGTTAAGGCAGGCGGCCGCGGCCGAGATTGAAGGGATCGCTGAGGCTGACTTTGACGTTGTCATGATGAGCAGCGTGGTTCACTATTTTCCCAACACGCTATATTTGGAAAAAGTGATACAAAGCGCGATCAGCCTGCTGAAGGAGAAAGGAATTCTCTATCTGGACGATTTGCTGGATCTTCGAAAGAAGCAGGAACTGGTAGAGGAGACTCGGGCCTATCAGCAGACACATCCGAATGATCTCGTGAAAACAAGTTGGGATGAAGATTTGTTCGTGGACGAGAACTTCTTTGAAGATTTACATCGAAAATATCCAGAGATTTGCGGATGGGAAAGCAGTTGCAAGCTGGGGGAGATCGAAAACGAGCTGAACCGATTCCGCTATGATGTGGTGCTGAAAGTGGATAAGAAGTACAAGCGGAAGGAGAATCCGGTATTATTACTCCACAAAGGAAGATATACGTGGGAAGACGTGCAACGCTGTAACAAAAGTAAGGGGCTGGTAAACAGCGCCATTCACGTGGAACCAGTAATGAAAGCTTGA